CGGGCCAAAGCGATGCCGGCGCCGGTGTTCACGCTCCTCGCTCCTCTGGCGCTGGGCATACGGGGCCCGCGCAAGCAGGTGCTCGGGACGGAGTGCGCGGGCGTCGTCGAGCGTGTGGGCGCCAGGGTCACAGCGTTCCGTCCCGGGGACCGCGTGGTGGCGGTCACGGGCGCGAGGATGGGGGCGCACGCCGAACTCGTCTGCGTGCGGGCCGACTCCGTGATCACGAAGGCGCCAGCCAACCTCACCTTCGACGAGGCGGTGTCGATCCCGTTCGGAGGGCTCGTCGCGCTGCACTGCCTGCGAGACCTGGCCTCGCTCAAGCCGGGGCAGCGGGTGCTCGTGGTCGGCGCGTCGGGCGCGATCGGCGTCGCCGCGGTCCAGCTGGCGCGGCACATGGGCGCAGAGGTCACCGGGGTGTGCAGCACGCCCAATGTCGACCTCGTCGCGGCGCTCGGGGCGGGCGCGGTCATCGACCGAACCAAGGTTGATTTCACGCGTGGACAGCCGGTGTACGACATCGTGCTCGACGCCGTGGGCGCGACGACCTTTGCCAGGTGCAAGGGCGTGCTGGCGCCGCGCGGGCAGTTCCTCGCGGTGCTGATGGGCCTGACCGAGTTCTGGCAGATGCTCTCGACCCGGCTCGGCGGCGGCCGGCGTGTGCGCGGGGCGATCGTGTCGGCGAAGGCCGCCAATCTCGAGTACCTGATGGGGCTGGCACAGTCGGGCGACCTCAAGCCCGTCATCGACAGCACCTACCCGTTGGAACGGATCGTCGAGGCGCACCGGCGCGTGGACAGCGGCCGCAAGGTGGGTAGCGTAGTCGTCAGCGTCGCACGGGCTTGAGTCAGACGCGGCTCTCGGGAGGAGCATGCGTCCGACGCCATGAAAGCAGGACCCCTCGCGATGGTGCAGAGCGCGCAGCGGCTCACGGACCGACTGTGGCTGGTGGATGCCGGCTCGCCCGCGCCGAGCGGCCCCGCCGCGCTCACGCTCCTGACCATGACCTCCGAGCCAAGTTTCTGCGTCCTTCGCTGAAGCCCGGTTCAACGCGTGCGACCGCGCACAATATGAGGAGCCGCCGTCTGCTGCGCTTGCAGGGTCAACACTCAGCGGCGACCCAGAAGATGCTCACATACCGCCAACTCCCGCACCAAAGCGCCGGTGTTTGCGAGGTGGCTGAGCAACAGATTGAACTCTCAGCTTTGTTCCCACAACGAGAAAGCCCCTCGACGTACTCGCCGAAGGGCTTCTCTCTGAACAAAGTCGGGGCGACTGGATTTGAACCAGCGACCTCTTGACCCCCAGTCAAGCGCGCTACCAAGCTGCGCTACGCCCCGCGCTTGGTTATCGAGGGCGAGTCTAAGCAGGTCCACCCGTCCCGACAAGACCGCCGCGCGACAGGTGTGCAAGGTTCCGACCCCGGAGCCCGGGCGGGGCTGTGGGCTGGGTGTCGGGGGTTGGGGGGCTGGGGAGCCGTGCCGCGGACCGAGAACCCGCTATCCTCGACCCAGATGGAATCCATCCTTCTCCAAGGCGGGCGGGTGATCGACCCCGCGAACGGCACCGATCGCGTGGCAGATGTCTCGATCCGGGATGGGCGGATCGACCGCGTCGAGCCGGGGGTCTCGACCGGATCGCACGATCGGGTCATCAACTGCCGCGACATGATCGTAACCCCCGGCCTCGTCGATCCGCATGTTCACCTTCGCGACCCGGGCCAGACCCACAAGGAAGACATCGAGACCGGCACGCGCGCGGCGGCCTTCGGCGGGTTCACGACCGTCTGCTGCATGCCCAACACCTCCCCGGCGCTCGACACGCCCGAGACCCTCGAGCTCGTCGCGTCACGGGCGGCCAGGCGGGCGCACTGCCGCGTGTTCTGCGTCGCCGCGGCGACGAAGGGGCGCAAAGGCGAGGAACTCGCCGAGATCGCGCTGCTCGCCGACGCCGGCGCCGTCGGGTTCAGCGACGACGGCGACGCGATCGCCGATTCGGGCATGATGCTGCGCGCGCTCCGCGCGATCGCGCCGACCGGCAAGGCGTTCATGCAGCACTGCCAGGACCCCTCGCTCACGCGTGGCTCATCGATGCACTCGGGCGAGGTGTCCGCGCGTCAGGGGCTGGTCGGCTGGCCGCGCGTCGCGGAGGAGATCATCATCGAGCGCGACATCCGGCTCGTGCGTGAGAGCGGATGCCCGTACCACGTCCAGCACATGAGCAGCGGCGGGTCGGTCGACCTGATCCGGCGGGCGCGCGGCGCGGGCCTGCCCGTGTCGGCCGAAGCGTCTCCCCACCACCTGCTGCTCACACACGAGTCGTGCGAAGGCTTCAACACCAGCGCGAAGATGAACCCGCCTCTGCGAGAGCGGGCGGATGTCGACGCGCTGCTGGCAGGCATCGCCGAAGGCGTGATCACCGTGCTCGCGACCGATCACGCCCCGCACACCGATGAAGAGAAGGCGTTGCCCTTCGAGGCCGCCCCGTTCGGCATCATCGGCCTGCAGACCGCGCTCCCGCTCTATATCCGCGCGCTGATCGGGCCGGGCGTGATCGGCTGGCCGCGTCTGATCGAGCTGATGACTCTGGAGCCGGCGCGCCTGTGCAGGCTCGATTCCTGCGGCATCGGCACGCTCTCCAAGGGCGCCGCGGCCGATGTGACCGTCATCGATCCCGACGCGAGCTGGACGATCCGGCGCGATGAGCTGCCGGGGCGCTCCCGCAACACGCCGTTCGACGGGTGGGATGTGCGAGGCCGGGCGGCGTTCACGGTCGTCGGGGGGCGGATCGCCCACGCGGCGGGGTGATCACCCTCGGGACGGCGCCTGCGTCGCCGGCACCCACCCGCCCTCGCGCCAGATCGTTCTATCGGTGGGGACACGCAGGCGCTCTGCAAGACGGGCCGGGTCAATGTCCTGGAACGGCTCGACGCGCCCGGCGGCGGTCTGCGCGCTCCATGCAGCGTCGGCCCCGCTGAGCAGAAGGGACTCGACGCGCATCTGCGAGACGAGGTCGATGGGCGAAAGGGCCGGGCTCGGGTCGCCGCCGCAGGTCCTGCACAAGCGACGGCGCGAGTCCGGGTTGAGGTCATCGCGCACGGCGCGGAGGTTCCGACACTCGCGGCAGCTGGGGCGTGACTCGATCTCACGGAGCATCCCGGCGACGTTCCGGAGCGTGGGCGCGTGCTGGGCCAGCAGCGACCGGACATCGGTTCTGGCGAGTGGCTCGCGCGCTTCGAGGAAGCGGCCGGCGCGATACTCCCCGAGCGCCGTCGCCAGCGCGAGCGACGCGTCGTCGCTGCCCTGCGAGCCGCGCGAGAGCATGAACATGCCGGGCGGCTCGTAGATGTCGTCGTCGCTGCGCATCGCCTCGGCCAGGGCGCCGACATACTTCCGGTCCTCGTCGGAGTCGAGCAGGTCGAGCTCCAGGAGCGCGAGGCACACGCTGCGCGACAGCCGGGACGACGCGCCGGCGGCTCGGTCGAGTTCGTAGGCGAGGACGAAGAGCCGGCGCGCCAGCGCTCGTCCCTCCGGGCCCTGGATCTCGGACGCGACCTCCTCCGCGAGCTCGAAATACGCGATGGGTCGCGACGGCGTCAGCGCGGCGAGGCGTGCGTCCAGCGACGCGATCCCGCTGCCGAGCTGCGCAACGGGCTGAGCGGCCGCTACGCCTGCGAGCGGAACCGCCCAGAGTACGGTCGCCAAGAGCACGGGCCTGATCATCGGGGGGACTCCTCACCAAATCGGAGCGCCCAGAGCGAGAGCGACGCGAACTCGGCCGCCTCGATCTGGTCGGCGACGCTCGGGGCCGATCGAAGCCGATCGCGCAGCGTGGTCAGAACCTGTTCGATCGCCGGCTCGCGCGAGGGTCGCTCGACGGCGAGCAGCAGCGCGAACGACTCGGCGGCGTTCGTCGCCTCAGCGGCGAAACGCTGCATATCGCCCGTCGCGATCGTCCTTCTCGCGATATGTCTTCGACGCAGGAGTTCGACCCGTTCGTTCGCCGACAGCCCCCCCGCCGCGGTCGCTTCGTGCAAGAGCGATGTGACAAGCTCCTCGGCGGCGGCGCGGGGCGTCGCGTTGGCGTCGAGCGTCACGCCGGCGCGCACGCCGAACGACTCCTTGATCGCGGCGGCGTACGAATCGGCGGGGTCCAGCGATGCACCACCGGTCAGGATGGCCAGCAGACGGTTCACGAGCGCGCGACGAGTCTCCACGACCCACGACGCGTCCTCGATCGGGGGCAGCGACCGACCGGCGGTCGCTTCGAAGATGTCCTGCATCGCGCGAGCGCGCGGCGCCCTGGGCAGCGACTCGAGCGCCGCGTTGATCACGGTTGGGTCGCTCGCGCGGAACTCGACGATTCGACCCGCGATCCGGCGCACCTCGGCCGGCGTGCCGAGCATCGCGGCCTCGAAGACGACCTCCGCGTCGATCGGGCCGAGCTCACGCCCCTCGCTCAACAGGTTCCGGAGGATGTCGATGCGGTCCTGCGCGTTCTGCCTGGCGTTGAGGTAGCGGATCGCGAAGGCGCCGTCGCCGCTCCTGGGCGAGAGCGCGTCGAGACGAGGCTGGCCAGGCGGGGGCGTCGACAGCGTGCCGGCCGGGTCGTCGATGATGCGACGGGCGGAGTCGGGCTCGCCCTTCCAGAGCAGGGCCGCCGCCTCGTTGAGACGGGCGATGTGCGCCGCTTCGCGAAGGCGCGCCAGCGGGTCGGCGCTCATGCTGTCCCACGGCTCCTTGCCGCGCAGCGAGACCGCCACCCTCCAGCGGTCGAGAACGGACGCGGCGATCACCGACTGACCGGAGCCCCACCGCGCGTTCAGGCGGCTGCGCAGTTCTGAACGCTGATAACTCGACGCCCCGGCGGACAGCGTGTCGTTGACGCTCATGCCCGACTCTGGCGCATTCATCGACAGCCACTGCGTCACCACGCCCAGCTCGCGCGTCGCGAACCGGCGATGGTCTTCGAGCCAGCCGATCAACCGGCCTCGCGCGTTCCCGCGCGCGCTCCAGTCGCACTGCGCGAGCAGAACAGTCAGGCGATCGCGGAGCTGCACATCGCTCGGCCGGGCTGAGGCGGCGGCGAGCACCGCTTCCGCCGCGTCGAGCGCGACGCCGGGCAGGGCGCCGGGGTTGAGCTCGGTCGCCGTCAGCAGCGCGCTGTCCCAGGCCTTCCACGCGTCGCGCGAGGCCGGCGCCGCGTCGGCAGACGGGGACGCCAGTCTGGTCGCGACGGCTCGCAGGGCCGCGATCGCGCCGAGTTCAAACGACGCGTCGAGCGAGGAGCCGAGCTGCACCCCGACCGCGCCCGCGCGCTGCTGGGCCGACTGGCGCAGCGACTCCGCGAGATCGCGCTCACGCAGCAGACGGGTCGCGACGCCGGCGGACCACACCGCGCGGAGCAGGGCCGTGGCGTCGAGCGATTCGCGCGAGAGCATCGCGTCGAGCGGGCCGAACGCGGCGGTGCTCGCGCGTGGTGCGTCGCGACCCTCGGACGACCGGAGGAGAAACTCGACCTGGAGCTCGAGCGCTGCGACTCGCTGGGATCGGTCGATCACGGTCCACGAATCCCCCAGGACATCGACCGCCTGCGCGAACCGTGCAATCGCGTCAGACGGGTCCGAGCGGTATCCGAACGAGGCACGCCGGAGCGCACGGACGACGCCGCTGGCGTCGATGGATTCGTCCGGCTCCCTCGTGATCGGCGCACGGGTCGTTGACTGGACACTCGTGTCACGCTCGCGTGTCGGCGACTGCCCCGCCCCCGCGTCGAATCCGGGGGATGGGTCGCGCGTCGGATCGTCGCCCCTGATCGCCGGGGCGCGACCGATGGAGAGGACCACTGCGGCAACGGCGCAGACCAGCGAGCCAGCGGACAGCGTGATCACGAGCGGCGTGTTCACGCCCTGCTTCTTTCGTGGCAGCTTTCCCGGCGTCGCGTGCGATGGGATCTCCCCGGGACGCGCAGTCGCGGCGGGCGCCGGCGTAAGTGGCGACGAGGCGGGCGCCGGGCCAGCTGCGAACGCGGGAAACGCCGACGCGAGGACGGCTCGACGACGACGCGACGTCGGCGACACGGTCGCAGGGCGCGGGCCCGCGAGAAAGGACGCGAGATCGAACGGCGGTGAGGATGTCATCGGTCGCCCCGTGTGCCGCGACCAGCGTCGACTCGCTCTCGCAGGGACGCGAATCTCGCGTCCCACGGAGGCGCCCCACCCGTGGGAAAGAGCTCGAAATGTCGGGAAAGCAGCGCCGCGGCGTCGGCCTCGCTGAAGCGCGCCGTCACGCGCGCAAGGTGGTACGACGCCTCGAACCAGGAGTCGGACCCGAACTCTGCGCCCGCCTTGAGCACCCTCCACGCGTCGGACGCGTCGGAGTATTCATCGGCGAGCTCCGCGAGCTGCGCGGAACGGCGGAGCGCCTGCGAGGACGACGGGTGTGCCACGAGAACGCGCCGGATGAGACGTCGTGCGAGGCCGAGCGCCTCGCGGTCCCCTTCTTCGCTGGCGAGCAGCGCGCCGGCGTCGCTGACCGCGAGGTACACGCCAAGCACGGCGCCGTCGCGCAGGGTCGCCTCGCCAGTCCCGAACGAGTCGATCACCCGAACGCCGGAAGCGACGACGGCGCGAGCGTACGCGGTGGTGGAAGGCGACTCCCGCCACGCCGCCAACGCGCGACGGTACGCGAGGCGGTCGGCGGCGACGAGGAAGGCGCCGGCGCCGGGCGCGTCGATCGCGCGCAGCGAGGTGAGTGCGCTCTCGGCGCGAGTCGCGTCGTTGACGAGCAGGGCGATCTGCAGTTCGCGGTAGCGGAACTCGGCGAGCGTGTCGGGCTCGCGGACCAGACCTGCGCGAACGAGCGTGCCCAGACGGTCCGCGGCGCGCTGCGCGAGCGCTGGCTCCGAAACGGAGTCGGTGAGCATGACGGCGAGGATCTGCCTCGCGAGAAGAACGGCCCGGGCCGCAGCGTCGGAATCGCCCCCGAGCGCAGACTGTGTGTCGGCGTCCAGGAGCGGGCCAGCGATCTCGGCGAAGCGGAGCGCCTCGGCTCGGGCGGCGTCGCCGGGCGCGCTCTGCGCAGCGCGGAAGAGCATGGCCGCGGCCTGACGCCTGGCGGCGATGTACGACGAGGAGCCCGGTTCGATCGAGAGCAGCGCGTCGAGAAGATCGGGGTTCTGCGTCGTCGCGCTCTCGCGGGACGCGCGCTCGAGCACGAGCGCCCCGGCGCGCGGGTCGCTGGGGAAGCGATCGGAGAACTCCCGCCCCGCGTCCGCGGCGAGCGTCTCGAACTTCGAGCGGTCGTGCGACGCGTGCCTGGCAGCGAGGCGGAGCGATCGGACGCGGTTCCAGAGCGCGTCGGCGGCGCGAGGGCCCGACATCGACGATCCGGCCTGCTCGAAGAGCGCCGCGGCGGCGAGGAGCGCGTCGGGATCGGCGCCGGCGCTGAAGAACGCGGCGCTGGCGCGCAGCATCATCGCGTCGAGCATCGCGTCTCCGGCGGACTTCGCGTCGGGCGCTCGCAGCGCCGCCTCGAGCAGGCGGGACGCGTGCGCATAGAGCGACGCGAGCGAGGGATCAGCGCTGGGCTCGTCGGGCGCGCCCGCCTGGGAGTGCGCGTCCCGCGCCGCGCGGAACGCCTGTAACCCCCGGACGTAATCGGTCACGAACCCGACATCGCCGAGCGCTTCGGTGCCGTAGCGCTGCGCGAGGTCGATGACCTGCGGCGTCTGGCCGGAGGCGACGAGATCGGCGAAGGCGACGCGGCGCAGCGCCTGCTGCGGCGCGGGCTGCCCCCCCTGGGGCAACTCGAACGCGAGAACCGCGACGAGGCGCGATGTGGCAGGGTCGAGCGGCTTTGTCGGCGCGCTCTCGGGCGCCGACGCGGGCACGCCGCGGAGCTCGCGGACGTATTCGAACAGTTCGGTCCACCGGGCGGCCCTGGCGAGAGTGATGATGCGTCGCTTCGCGGCGAAGGCGAGCAGTTCTGCGTTCTCACGGTTCGATTCCTCGACCGCGTCGATCCAGCGCGTCGCGAGCGCCGCGTCGCCCGAGACGCTGATGCTCGCCGAGACGCCCAGCGCGGCGCGGGCGACGTGCTCGAAGCGAAGCGTCTGATCTGGCACGCGGTCGAGCGTGGGCGGTTTGCCGGGCTCCGCGTTGAGAATCCAGCCGAACCGCGGCAGCGCCTCGATCGCCGGGGCCCGCTGGTTCGTCATCTCGGCGAGATACGTCAGGCACCAACCCGCGAGATACATCGCCATTGAGCGCTGCCGGCGCGCGTCGGCGAGCTGCTGCGCGATGGCTTCCTCATCGGCGCCGTCGCGGGCGGCCTGCTCCATGCGTTCGAGATTGTCGACGCGCCGGTGCGCGACCGTGCCCAGACGCCCCAGCTCGGCGGCGAGCGTCGTGAAGACCCGGCGCGCCTCCTCTGCTTCTTCGGATGAGGCGAGGCGCAGACGCCAGCGCTCGGCGATCTGCTCGGCGTTCGAGTACGCGGCGCGATGAAGACTCAGACGCAGGTCCAGCGAGTCGGCCTCGGGGATGACATCGAGGAGTGCGCGCGCACGGCGCTCCAGGTCGGCACGCCTCGACGCGTTCGTCGTGGATTCGAGTTCCTGAGCGACAAGCCGAGTCAGCCGCTCGGCGAGCGCGGCGCGTTCGGCGCCCCCGACGGCCGAGAGGCGCGCCTCGAGGTGCTCGATAAGGGCAGAGCCGAGGGAGTGCGACTCAAGATACCGCTCAAGCGCAAGGTCGCCTGTGCTCTGCGCGAGCGCGTGCGACGCGCACGCCGCCAGAGAGATCATCGCGAGGCACGCGCGGTTCACGGGGCGACCTCGGCGCCGGCGCGGTCCATCCAGACGATCGCCGGGTGAGTCGGCATCGTCCGCTCGAGCTCGGTGCGCAGGGCCGCGGCGCGGGTGTCCTCGCCCCTGCGCCGGAATTCGACGGACGACCTGGCGAGCGCAAGGCCGGTCAGGTACCGCTGCGTCTGCGAGAACCGCGCCGGGAGGTGGAGGAGGTGGACGACCCCGAGCAGCCGCGTGCGTTCGTCGTCTGCGCCGAGTCGCGAGGCGCCGATCGCGTACCTGGCCCACGCTTCGCGCCAGGAACCCGCGTCGGCACGGAGATTCGGCTCGAGCGCGTCGGCGGCGCGTCGGGCCACCGCGGCTTCGGCGTGCTGCGCGAGGGCGAGGTTGAGCGCGAAGCGCACCTCGGGGTTCGCCCCGACGTCGCCGATGTCGGGGGCGGTCTGACCGCGCGCGAACGACGCTTCCGCCGCCCATCGGTACACATCGAAGAGCGCCGACGCGACGGGGTCGCCCGCGATGACGGAGTTCGGCTCGGTCGTCGCCAGGCGCTCAACCGCGAGCGAGTGCACGAACACCGGGGGAAGCTGCGGATCCAGCAACGCGATCGCGCTCGCGGCGTCGCCCGCGATCGACCGGCGCAGCGCGACCGAGGTCGCCCACGGCTCGACGGCGGCGGGCAGCGCGGATCGCATCAGCCGGACTCTGGCCGTGCCCTCAGCGATCACCAGCCCCGTCGGCCCGTCCAGTCTGACGACGGCGTCTGCGTCGTCCGCTGCGTCGGCGTCGATGGCCGCCTTCCAGAGTCGTTCAAAGATCGGTTCGGCGAGTTCGATGTCGCCTCGCTGCAGACGCTGCCACCCTCGCCACGCGTCGTCGGAGAGCGAGCGGTAGTCCTGGGCGGCGCCCTCGAAGTCGCCCCCGACGCGTTTGACCTCGTGCCAGCCGAGCACGCGCGTGGACGCGTCGTCGCGAGCGACGCGCACGCCGGCGGGGCTTACCTCAACGACGACCTCGTCGACCCACGCCCCGCCGCGAAGCTCGACCTGCCCGGACGCGCCGGCTGTCAGCGCAAGACACAGCGCGCCGTGGAGGAGCGTTCGTCGGGGGATCGTGCGCGTGTGGATCGTCGGTCGTCTCATGGGCCGGGCACGTACACATATGTTCCGCCCGAGGCGCGCGCGATATCGCGCATCAGCGTCTCGGCCTCGCGGCTGACGAACGCGATGCAGTGTATCGGGACCGGCCGATCCGTGGCGCGATTGAGCCGGACGACCTGATCGGCGACGGCCGGGTCGAAGAGCCCGTCGGTCATGAAATAGATCGCGTCCGGACGCGGCTTGAGCGCGAAAGCGATGTCGAACGCCGGAGCTGGATAGGTGCCGCCTCCGGCCACGATTTTGCTGATCATCTCGAAGGTGCGCCGCTTGTTGGGCTCGCTGGCGTCGACCCATCGCGAGCGCCCGCCGAGGGGGACCGCGTCGCTGTTGAAGAGGACGATCAGGAACGAGGACGCGCCGACGAGCCCGTCGATGGAGTTCGTCAGCTCGCGCTTGAGCGCCGTGAGGCGGTCGCCCTGCATGGAGCCGGAGACATCGACGACGTAGACGAATCGGGAGCCGCGCGCTTCGACGCCGAAGAATCGAGAGCCGCCCCCCCCGCCGCCGCCGGCGCTCAGGTCGCCAAACCCGTCGCTGGCGCCGTCGCCTGCGCCCGACCCGCCCCCCAGGCCCGCGCCCGAGATGCCCGAGAGCGCCGCGGGCGCGCCGCTGGAGAGGTCGATGGCCAGACCGCTGCCCCCGGCGAGCGCGTCGAGGTCGACGCTCGGGGTCTCGATGGTCGGGAGGTTGCTGGCCGCGGCGTCGGCGATCGCGAGTTCGCTGGCCGAGAGCGAGGTCAGCGTCGTCTCGGCGACGATTCCCCCTCCCTCACCGGACGCGATGAGCCGGTTTCCGCCCCCGCCCACTCCGCCGCCCCCGACGACGATGGTCGCGGCCAGAGCGGCCAGCACGAGGTGGACCAGCACGGAAACCGCGACGCCAGCCGACGTCGCGCTGCCGATCCAGATCGCGAGGCGCGTGAGGGGGCCGAAGCGCTGGGGCTCGTCGGCGTTCGCCTCGTCCGGCGAGATGGTTGAAGTTCCGGTGTTGATCGTCATGAAGGGGCGCCCTCGGTGCTGGTGTTCTCCATGTGATACATCGACAGAGTGTCGCCGGGTTCCTTGAGCCGGGGAGAATTCGGGCGCGAAAAACACCCAAGTCCCGCCCGCTGTGTACCATGCGGCCCCATGCCCGACCCTCGACGCAAACCGTTCAACCGTGTCCTCCTCAAGCTCTCCGGCGAGGCGTTCTGCGCCCCGGGCCAGATGGGCGTCGATTCTGCGGAACTCGAGCTCATCGCACGGGAGGTCGTCTCAGCGGTGCAGACCGGCGCCCAGGTCGCCGTGGTCGTCGGGGGCGGGAACATCATCCGTGGGGCGACGCTGGCGGAGGCGGGGCACATCCCCCGCTCGACGGCGGACCACATGGGCATGCTGGGCACGGTCATCAACGGGCTGGCGCTGAAAGAGATGCTGGGCACGCTTGGCCAGCCCGCGCGCTGCATGACGGCGATCGACATCCCCGCCGTCGCCGAGCCGTTCATCCGGGGGCGGGCGATCCGGCACCTCGAGAAGGGCCATGTCGTGGTCCTGGCGGCGGGCACCGGCAATCCGTTCTTCACGACCGACACCTGCGCCGCCCTCCGCGCGACGGAGATGGAGTGCCAGGTCGTCCTGAAAGCGACGAAAGTCGACGGCGTCTACACCGCGGACCCCAAGAAAGATCCGACGGCGACGCGGTTCGACAGCCTGACCTTCGACGAGGCCCTCTCACGCGGGCTGAAGATCATGGACGCGACGGCGCTGGCGATGTGCAAGGAGCAAAAGCTCCCGGTGCTGGTCTTCGACTTTAAGAAGAAAGGCAACATCCGGCGCGTCGTCGAGGGCGAGTCGATCGGCACGGTGATACATGCTTGAAGAAGGCGTGAGGCACGGGGCACAAGGCACGAGTAAGAGAGAGTTGCGCACTCTTTCCTAGTGCCTATTGCCCACTGCCTATTGCCTTCTTCCCACAGCCTTCCGCTCGACGAACTCGACTTCCAGGTACCGCGCGATGTAATCGATCACGCTGCTGGTGTCGGGGATGTCGGGGTTGGTCGTGTGGCCCAGGGGCTCGAAGCGCATGCCCTTGAAGCGGCGGATGGCCTCTTCGAGCGGGAGGCCGTACTGGAGCGCGAGACTGAACGCGCGGCAGTAGGCTTGGCAGAGGCCGCTGATCGTCGAGCCCTCTTTGGAAATCTTGAGGAAGACCTCTCCGGGTCGCCCCTTGTCGTCCAGGCCGATGGTGAGGTACCCCTCGTGCCCGCCTATGGAGAACTTGTGGGTGAGCGACTCTCTCGTCGCAGGCAGCGACATGCGGGTGGCGACCATGTTGCTCTCGGCGTCCTTTCCGGTGGGCATGAACGCAGTGTATCAGCGCGACGGCTCCATGCGTCGCGGCAGGGAGAGCATCGGCGCGAAGACGGTGCGCGCCTGCAAGATTTGGAGCCACCGGCGCCCCGATGTCAGGGTCATCGCGCCGGGCGGGGGTCGTGCGAGGGGTTCAGGCGTCGGCGCAGAACGGTGAGCAGGGTCGTGCCCTGCAGGAAGTTCTCGGGGGGCCGGTAGAAGACCTCCACGACCTCGCGGGTGGGCGTCCTGGGGGCGCCGGCGCCCGGGACGGCGCGCCCGGGGTCGACCTTCGCGACGCCCCCCTTCGCCGGCGCGATGGGCCGGACGACCCGGACCGTCCCCTTGGCCCCCTCCATGGAGCGCACGATCGGGTCGGGGTCGGTGGTGCGGAAGACGACATCTTTCTCGACGAGCGCGACGCTGAGGGCGCCGTGCTCGAAGGCGCCGATGCGGATCTGCGCGAGCTCGATGAGTCGCTGGGTGATCGCCGGGGGTTCGCCGTAGGCGTCGCGCAGGTCGGACTCGACGCGCGCGAGTTCGTCGATGGTGCGCGCCCGAGCGATGCGCCGGTAGGCGTCCATCCGCCGGGTGTCGCTGGCGATGTACGTCTTCGGCAGCGCGCCGGTGACGCCCAGTTCGACGGTGACCTCTCCCGGGTCGCGGGTCGGTTCGCTGCGCAGTTCCTTGACGGCGTGCTCGAGGAGGCGGCAGTACATGTCGTAGCCGACGGCGGCGATGTGGCCGGACTGCTCGGCGCCCAGCAGGTTGCCGGCGCCGCGGATCTCCAGGTCGCGCATCGCGATCTTGAAGCCGGCGCCGAGCATCGAGTACTCCTCGATCGCGCGGAGGCGTTTCGTGGACTTGTCGGTG
This Phycisphaeraceae bacterium DNA region includes the following protein-coding sequences:
- a CDS encoding NAD(P)-dependent alcohol dehydrogenase, whose product is MRAAVYTRFGPPEVVRIQDIPDPSPGEADVMIRVHSTSVTTADWRLRAKAMPAPVFTLLAPLALGIRGPRKQVLGTECAGVVERVGARVTAFRPGDRVVAVTGARMGAHAELVCVRADSVITKAPANLTFDEAVSIPFGGLVALHCLRDLASLKPGQRVLVVGASGAIGVAAVQLARHMGAEVTGVCSTPNVDLVAALGAGAVIDRTKVDFTRGQPVYDIVLDAVGATTFARCKGVLAPRGQFLAVLMGLTEFWQMLSTRLGGGRRVRGAIVSAKAANLEYLMGLAQSGDLKPVIDSTYPLERIVEAHRRVDSGRKVGSVVVSVARA
- a CDS encoding dihydroorotase, with product MESILLQGGRVIDPANGTDRVADVSIRDGRIDRVEPGVSTGSHDRVINCRDMIVTPGLVDPHVHLRDPGQTHKEDIETGTRAAAFGGFTTVCCMPNTSPALDTPETLELVASRAARRAHCRVFCVAAATKGRKGEELAEIALLADAGAVGFSDDGDAIADSGMMLRALRAIAPTGKAFMQHCQDPSLTRGSSMHSGEVSARQGLVGWPRVAEEIIIERDIRLVRESGCPYHVQHMSSGGSVDLIRRARGAGLPVSAEASPHHLLLTHESCEGFNTSAKMNPPLRERADVDALLAGIAEGVITVLATDHAPHTDEEKALPFEAAPFGIIGLQTALPLYIRALIGPGVIGWPRLIELMTLEPARLCRLDSCGIGTLSKGAAADVTVIDPDASWTIRRDELPGRSRNTPFDGWDVRGRAAFTVVGGRIAHAAG
- the pyrH gene encoding UMP kinase, which translates into the protein MPDPRRKPFNRVLLKLSGEAFCAPGQMGVDSAELELIAREVVSAVQTGAQVAVVVGGGNIIRGATLAEAGHIPRSTADHMGMLGTVINGLALKEMLGTLGQPARCMTAIDIPAVAEPFIRGRAIRHLEKGHVVVLAAGTGNPFFTTDTCAALRATEMECQVVLKATKVDGVYTADPKKDPTATRFDSLTFDEALSRGLKIMDATALAMCKEQKLPVLVFDFKKKGNIRRVVEGESIGTVIHA